The DNA region GCCGAGGCGGCGCGAGTGCTGCGGCCGGGCGGCGTGCTTGTCCTCAGCGATGTGTACCGCCGCGACCCCGGCTTTGCCGGCGGGCCCAACGCCAGCGGTTGCCTGCGCGGAGCCGCCACCCGCTACGACCTCCACGCCAGGATTGATGCGGCCGGCCTCTCCGTCCTGACCTGGGAAGACCACAGCCGCCTGCTGGTGGACTGCGCTGCGCGGCTCGCCTTTGCCGGCGTGCCGGCCAGCGCCTTTCTCGGCAGTTGCGGCGCGGACGGCTCGTGCGCCACGTCTGCCCGCGCCTTTGGCTACGCCCTCTGCCTTGCGGAAAAGAGCATAACCATTTCAGATACAAGTGTAGGAAACGCATGAGCGATATCGATCTCGACCTGTTGACCTATGGTTCCCAGGGCTTCAATTGCAGCCAGATCCTGATCCTCCTGGGCCTGCGCCTGCAAGACCGCGAGAACCCGGAGCTGGTCCGCGCCATGGACGGCCTGGGCAACGGTCTCGGCTTCTCCGGCGAAACCTGCGGCGCCCTGCTGGGCGGCTGCTGCCTCATCGCCATGAACGCCGGCAAGGGAGCGCCGGAAGAGCGCGCCCACGACCGCCTGCCGGTGATGATCGCCGAGCTCGTGGAGTGGTTCCGCTCCACACCCTGCGCCGGTTGCCCGGGCATCCGCTGCTCCGACATCCTGGACGACAACGAGTCCGGGCCGGACATGCACCGCTGCGGCTCCCTGGTGAGCGGCGTGTACACCAAGGCCGTCACCATCCTGCAGGAAAATGACATCGACCCCACGGTCCCGTTTGAGGATCGGTGATGGAATACCATACCGAGGGGCTCCGCCCCTCGGGCACCCTGCCAGGGAGCATGGCTCCCTGGACCCTGATCTGGGTCCAGAAGAACGCTGTCCCCCTGGCCGCCGGAGGCACTCTTCAATGCCCACGATGAAAGCAGCGAACCCTGGCACACGGGAAGAGGACTTTGTCGAGAAGCCCTTCACTCAGGTCCTGTCCCAGACGCGCAGCCTCTGCCCCCAATGCCTGCGGCCCATAACGGCGCATCGCGTCCGCGAGGGCGACGACGTCTATCTGGTCAAAGAGTGCCCAGAGCACGGGACGAGCCGCGCGGTGATCTGGCGCGGCGGCCCAGCCCTGGAGACATGGACCCGGCCCAAGACGCCCTCCACGCCCAAGGTCCCGGCCACCACGCGCGACAAGGGCTGCCCCTTTGACTGCGGCCTCTGCCCGGAGCACGGCCAGCACACCTGCAGCGCGCTCCTGGAGCTCACGAGCCGTTGCGACCTGGGCTGCCCCATCTGCTTTGCCGATTCCGATGTCAGATCGCCAGACGCCGACCCGGACATGGCCACCATCGCCGGCTGGCTGGACAGCGTGGAGCGCGCCTCCGGCATGTGCAACATCCAGCTTTCCGGGGGTGAACCCGCCGTGCGCGACGACCTCCCGGAGATCGTCGCCATGGCAAAGTCCCGTGGCTTCCCCCTGGTGCTGCTCAACACCAACGGCCTGCGCCTGGCGCGGGACGAGGCGTATCTGACCGCACTGGCCGAGGCCGGGCTGGACTCGCTCTACCTCCAGTTCGACGGCGTCAGCGACGGCGTATACGAGTCCATCCGCGGCCGGGCATTGCTGCGGCAGAAGGAACGCGCCGTGGAGCGCGCCGCCGCACATGGTCTGGGCATCGTGCTCGTGGCCACGGTGGTCCCCGGCGTCAACGACCGGGAGCTGGGCGACCTGCTGCGCTGGGCCATCCAGGCCGGACCGGCCGTGCGCGGCGTGCACTTCCAGCCCATCAGCTACTTCGGCCGTTACCCGCACCCGCCAGCGGACGCGGACCGCATCACCCTGCCGGAGATCATGCGCGGCCTGGAGTCCCAATCCGACGGCCTTGTCCGTGCCGCGGACTTCATTCCCCCCGGCTGCGAGCACTCCCAATGCTCCTTCCACGCCACCTACTTCCGCAACCCTGACGGCAGCCTGCGCCTGCTGCGCGACAACGGCCAGTGCTGCTCACCCAAGCCCGGCCCCATCGTGGCCGCGGACGGTGCCCGCGCTGCCACGTCATTTACGGCGCGGCAGTGGAAGGCCCCGGAGTGCGGCTGCTCGTCCAATGCCGGCGAGCCCCTCGGCGATTTCGACGCCTTCCTGGCCCAGGCCCGGCGCAGCGCTTTCACCGTCTCGGCCATGGCCTTCCAGGACGCCTGGACCTTGGACCTGGAGCGGGTGCAGGGCTGCTGCATCCATTGCGTGGCGCCGGACGGGCGGCTCGTGCCCTTCTGCGCGTACAACCTGACCGCCGCGGACGGACGCTCCATCCACCGCAACGCGCACGCCCGGTCATGATGCAGCCCACGCCTCTTGACGCCTGGATCGCCGAGCAGACCCACGGCGGCGGTCCGCTCGATCCGGAGAAGCTGCGCGAGTATCAGCTCCATACCCTCAACGAGACCCTGGCCTGGGCCATGGAGAACAGCCCCTACCATCGGGGACGACTGGGCCGGCTGCCCAAGTCCGGCCTCTCCGACCTCGGCGAACTCGCCGACCTGCCCATAATGGACGAGAGCATCCTGCGCACCAGGCCGGAGTACGTCCTCTGCATCTCCCAGGGCGACGTGGCCCGCGTGGTCACGCTACGCACAACCGGCTCCACGGGCGAGCCCAAGCGCCTCTACTTCACGGCCGAGGACATCGCCCACACCGTCGACTTCTTCGCCGTGGGCATGACCCAGCAGATACGGTCCGGGGACACGGCCATGGTCTTCATGCCCGGGGCCACGCCCCACTCCGTGGGCGACCTGCTGCGCGAATCCCTGACGCGGTTGCAGGCGGAGTGCATTTCCTACGGCTTCATGGACGACCCGGCCCGCGTGGCGGAAAAGATCCTGCTGCACGAGGCGCGGGTGCTGATCGGCCTGCCTGGCCAGCTTTTGACCCTGGCCCGCGCGCAGGCCGAAGCCCTGCGCGGCAATATCTCCTCGGTGCTGCTGTCCGGAGAGCACGCCCCGCAATGGCTTGCCCGGGATATCGCCTCCCGCCTGGATTGCGAGGTCTTCATCCACTACGGGCTCACCGAGACCGGCCTGGGCGGCGGCGTGGAGTGCTGCGCCCACCACGGCATGCACCTGCGCGAGGCCGATCTTCTTGTGGAGATCGTGGACCCCGGAAGCAAACAGCCGCTGCCTGCCGGCGAGCAGGGCGAGATCGTGCTCACCACGCTGCGGCGGCGCGGCATGCCGCTCATCCGCTACGCCACCGGGGACAAGGGCATGCTCCTGGACCGCGACTGCCCTTGCGGCAGCCGGGTTGCGCGACTCTTGCCCCTGGGCGAACGCCGTGGCGACACCGTCCCGGTCCAGGACTCACACTTTTCGCTCAACCACGTGGACGAGGCCGTGTTCCGCGTGGACCGCATCAGCGCCTGCAATGCAGAGCTGCGTTACGGGGCGAGCCCCAGCGAGGCGGCCACGCTCCGCCTCAGCCTGGCCACAAAGTCCGCCGGCAACGAAGCCACGCACCAGCTGGCCGCGGAGGTGCGCGAGGCCATGGCCGCCTCGCCCGTGCTCGGACCGCTCATCCATTCACACGCACTCGATGTGGACATCGCCTGGACCACGGGGGCAGAATGCCTTGCGGCCGGTCCCAAACGAAGCCTCGTCATACAGAACAATCAGGAGAGCCTCTGATGCCGCATATCATGGAACGAATTGCACAACTGCTCGAAGGCGGCGAACGTCTGGCCCTGGCCACCATCCTCCACCAGGATGGATCCACCCCACGCACTGCCGGGGCGCGCATGTTCGTCACAGCCGACGGCCGCTCGGAAGGCACCATCGGCGGCGGCCTGGCGGAAGCCATGGCCCAGCGCCTGGGCCGAGAGCTTCTGGCCGGCAAGAACGATGCGCAGGCCGAGCTGCTCAACGTGGACATGTCCAGCAGCAAGCCCTCGGACATGGACATGATCTGCGGCGGCAGCCTGGAGGCCTACGTGGAGGTGCTGGAGCCGAAACCGGAGACAGTGGCCGTCTTCGCCGCCTGTGCGGACGCCATCCGCCAGGGGCGCACGGCCCTTTTCGCCACCCGACTGCCCGGCGGCAAGGCCCGGCCCACGCACTGCGCGCTTGATCCCGCCACACCGGAGCAAGGCGGAACATGCGACGGCGCGCTGCCGGACTCAGTCGACGCATCCAAAATTCTGGACGCCGCCCAGAACGGCACCTGGGTCGTCACAGCCCCTGCCGCAGGCGGCGAGCGCTGGTTTGTGGAGACCCTCAGCCCGCCGGATACGGTCTACCTGTTCGGGGCGGGCCATGTGGCGCAGACCACAGCCGTGGTCGCCGCACAGGCCGATTTCCGCGTCACTGTGCTCGACGACCGGCCGGAGTTCGCCAACCGCGAGCGCTACCCCGATGCGCACCGCATCATCGTGCTCGACTCCTTCGAGGGCATCTTCCAGAGCCCGGAGATGGCCAATGACCGCATTGCCGAGAACAGCTACCTCGTCATCGTCACCCGCGGCCACAGCCACGACGGCCTGGTGCTGCGCCAGGCCCTGGCCACCGGGGCCGGATACGTGGGCATGATCGGCAGCAGCTCCAAGCGGGAGACCATCTACCAGGCCATGCGCGAGGACGGCTACACCGACGACGACCTGGCGCGGGTGCACAGCCCCATCGGCCTGTCCATCGGC from Oceanidesulfovibrio marinus includes:
- a CDS encoding DVU_1555 family C-GCAxxG-C-C protein, which produces MSDIDLDLLTYGSQGFNCSQILILLGLRLQDRENPELVRAMDGLGNGLGFSGETCGALLGGCCLIAMNAGKGAPEERAHDRLPVMIAELVEWFRSTPCAGCPGIRCSDILDDNESGPDMHRCGSLVSGVYTKAVTILQENDIDPTVPFEDR
- the trsS gene encoding radical SAM (seleno)protein TrsS, translated to MKAANPGTREEDFVEKPFTQVLSQTRSLCPQCLRPITAHRVREGDDVYLVKECPEHGTSRAVIWRGGPALETWTRPKTPSTPKVPATTRDKGCPFDCGLCPEHGQHTCSALLELTSRCDLGCPICFADSDVRSPDADPDMATIAGWLDSVERASGMCNIQLSGGEPAVRDDLPEIVAMAKSRGFPLVLLNTNGLRLARDEAYLTALAEAGLDSLYLQFDGVSDGVYESIRGRALLRQKERAVERAAAHGLGIVLVATVVPGVNDRELGDLLRWAIQAGPAVRGVHFQPISYFGRYPHPPADADRITLPEIMRGLESQSDGLVRAADFIPPGCEHSQCSFHATYFRNPDGSLRLLRDNGQCCSPKPGPIVAADGARAATSFTARQWKAPECGCSSNAGEPLGDFDAFLAQARRSAFTVSAMAFQDAWTLDLERVQGCCIHCVAPDGRLVPFCAYNLTAADGRSIHRNAHARS
- a CDS encoding DVU_1553 family AMP-dependent CoA ligase, yielding MMQPTPLDAWIAEQTHGGGPLDPEKLREYQLHTLNETLAWAMENSPYHRGRLGRLPKSGLSDLGELADLPIMDESILRTRPEYVLCISQGDVARVVTLRTTGSTGEPKRLYFTAEDIAHTVDFFAVGMTQQIRSGDTAMVFMPGATPHSVGDLLRESLTRLQAECISYGFMDDPARVAEKILLHEARVLIGLPGQLLTLARAQAEALRGNISSVLLSGEHAPQWLARDIASRLDCEVFIHYGLTETGLGGGVECCAHHGMHLREADLLVEIVDPGSKQPLPAGEQGEIVLTTLRRRGMPLIRYATGDKGMLLDRDCPCGSRVARLLPLGERRGDTVPVQDSHFSLNHVDEAVFRVDRISACNAELRYGASPSEAATLRLSLATKSAGNEATHQLAAEVREAMAASPVLGPLIHSHALDVDIAWTTGAECLAAGPKRSLVIQNNQESL
- a CDS encoding XdhC family aldehyde oxidoreductase maturation factor is translated as MPHIMERIAQLLEGGERLALATILHQDGSTPRTAGARMFVTADGRSEGTIGGGLAEAMAQRLGRELLAGKNDAQAELLNVDMSSSKPSDMDMICGGSLEAYVEVLEPKPETVAVFAACADAIRQGRTALFATRLPGGKARPTHCALDPATPEQGGTCDGALPDSVDASKILDAAQNGTWVVTAPAAGGERWFVETLSPPDTVYLFGAGHVAQTTAVVAAQADFRVTVLDDRPEFANRERYPDAHRIIVLDSFEGIFQSPEMANDRIAENSYLVIVTRGHSHDGLVLRQALATGAGYVGMIGSSSKRETIYQAMREDGYTDDDLARVHSPIGLSIGAQTPGEIAVSIVAELVQHRRQND